A stretch of DNA from Meiothermus cerbereus DSM 11376:
TAGGTGTTTATGAGCAGATCCCAAACCTGCCGGAAGGGTTTCTGGTCGATATCGGCAGTGACGCTAACGTTGGGGATGTCGCGCAGAATGGGGGATAGCCCCACGCTTCGGGCCAGGGCATCCAGGAGGGCTGGCAAGGGCAGGTTGATGCCAATGTTACTTACGGGTTGGTCGAAGCGTGCATCCCTGGGCAAAGTACCCTGGGCCAGCGCCAGACTCAACACCACCAGAAGAGCAAACAAACGCTTCATATTCACCGCCTAGGGGGTATCCATTGTCAGGTTCAGACTCTGTGAACCTTGTACCAAGAGGGCTTCTTTTGCGCTCAAGCTTTTGAGCAGTACATCACTACCGGGCAGGGTGCGGCCTACTGGCAGCACGATAAAACCATCCTTGCTCTGGAAGATGGCCACGCTGGTCGGGCCCAGCACCACCCCCGAGAGTTTTAGGTTTTGTTCGCGCACAAAGCGGGCTAGAGGCGTTTCCTGGGTGATTTCCTGCCCGCGGGCCAGGTTGCTTTTGGGCTCGAGCACCTGGGTCAGCCGGGCATTAATCTCGGCCCGCGCAAACTCGAGGGTGCTGCCGCTGCCTGCGGTAGCTGTGCGCGGGGTATCGGCCACATCGAGGGCCGCCGCTGCTTTAGCTGCACCATCGGTGGTATCGCTCAGCTCCCGCTCCAGAGGCGCGAGCCGGATGGGCAGGGCACCCGAGCCCAGGCTGATCGCGTTGGGCAGGCTGGCCCGGGCTGTACCCTGGGCCAGGCGGGGTTGAGCGGTAGGGGTGGACGGTGGGGTTACCCCTGGGGTGGGCCGGGTGCCGGGTAGGCTGGGGCGCGGTAGCGGTGTGGTGGGCTGGCGCACCTGAACCTGGGCGGTCTGGCGCGGGATGGGCTGCGAAGCCACCGGCGGGGTAGAGACCGGGGCCGGTTGAGTGGGCTGAGCCACGGCCGGTGCAGTGGTTTCGATGATTAAAGGCACGAAGGGGTTGGGTGGCACCGTTACCCGAGGCTGGGCCGCAACAGCCCCAGCGGTGGCTTTGTCCTGCTCCTTTGGCGGCTCTGCACGGGTGGCCTCGGTAACCAGGAAGGGTACGGGGAGTACCTCGAGGGGCCGGGCGGTGGTAAGCGGCGCCGAAGGCTCTACGGGTGCAGGGGTAGGGGTGGGTGTGGAAGGCTGTTGTGCGGTCTGAGTTGGACGAAAGAAGCCGATATACCAGGTCGCCACTGCCCCTACCAGCAGGGCTGCCACCAGGGCCACTTTGGCGGTTTGGGGCATGCGCTGGAAGAAGTTCATGGCCGACCTCCAGGCGGGGTGCCCTGGGCTGGCTGACCCTGTCCGGTATAGGTGTAGACCGTCATGGTCAGGCTGGTGTTGATGATGGGGTTGATGGCCTGAGCCTCGGTGGCGGCAGGCCCGCTGCTACCGAGGGTGAGGTTGAGGCCCGAGACGGTGGCGAAGCGCTGCAAGCCCTCGAGGTTTCGCAAAAACACATACAGCTCGGGGAAAGGCGACTCCACCTGCAAAGCCAGGTTGGTGGCTCGCACATTGGCAACCCCCTGATTATCGCCTGCTCTGCGGCTCAGGGTTCGCAAAACCACCCCACTTTCCCGGGCCGTCTGGGTCAGCGAACTCAAAACCCGACCGAGCTGTTCGGTGGGGGGTAGCTCGCGCAAAAACTGCTGCCGCTCGGCATCGAGGCGGGCGATGGTCTCGCGCAGCTGGGGCAACGCTCGCTGGGCCGCGCGGCCTCGGTCGCGTTCGACGGTAAGGCGATCTACCTCGGCTTGTAGCTCCGGTATGCGCCCTTGCAGGGGCTGAGTTACCAGGAAGTACCACATCATTCCCAGCAACAAGGCCGCCACTATGGCGACGATGGCCCACTCACGCTGGCCCATTCTAGCGAGAAGGGCTACCACTGTCTTCACCTCCTGTGGTGTTGCTGGCGGTTGTCCGGGCTTGACCAACCAGGCCGATGATGGCGTCAAAGGTGTAAAGCTGCCGCTGCGGATCCAGGCTGGCGTTCTGGAAGTTGATGCCGAAGCGCGGCGAGGTCTCGAAGGCCTCGACAAAACGAATCAGGGCGTTCTGGCCGATGGCTTCACCTTGAAGGTTGAACTCCACACTGACCGGCTTGCCGTCGTAGAGGCCGTTTTGCGCGTTGTTCTGGATTTCTTGGGGCGTGAGGGTTTTGGTGCCGATGCTACGCAGGGCCACCCCAAACCGGCGGCCTTCCCGTGGAATCTGATTGATGACCTGCGCCAGATTGTCCGACCAGGGCACAAAGCGTTCGCGTAGCTGGTTGCGTACTGCGAGGAGCTGCTCGAGTTCGCGCTG
This window harbors:
- a CDS encoding type 4a pilus biogenesis protein PilO, coding for MGQREWAIVAIVAALLLGMMWYFLVTQPLQGRIPELQAEVDRLTVERDRGRAAQRALPQLRETIARLDAERQQFLRELPPTEQLGRVLSSLTQTARESGVVLRTLSRRAGDNQGVANVRATNLALQVESPFPELYVFLRNLEGLQRFATVSGLNLTLGSSGPAATEAQAINPIINTSLTMTVYTYTGQGQPAQGTPPGGRP
- a CDS encoding competence protein, whose translation is MIKLNLLPKNLRRRVEPGWWRLAAAAVVLAVLGTAAFFHLSTLSRVQALENQRDQLQVEVDVLRPFIAEQNRLNQQQRELEQLLAVRNQLRERFVPWSDNLAQVINQIPREGRRFGVALRSIGTKTLTPQEIQNNAQNGLYDGKPVSVEFNLQGEAIGQNALIRFVEAFETSPRFGINFQNASLDPQRQLYTFDAIIGLVGQARTTASNTTGGEDSGSPSR